In the Clostridium beijerinckii genome, one interval contains:
- a CDS encoding FtsX-like permease family protein: protein MKSKFIFFDIKRNLIVNVLIILEVALWIFYAASLVSLINFDRSYRNRYNRSISIDNSKFMTFYKMILKENKDIEDYKNDIKESLKLISKNNYTYGFIQRDLYTDIPTDVLGLNSKDLESDFTKKDEMDELIHPIGFNYGMIEHYQNNIVQQISKEEWIRSEDYISVIVGNDLAKKVKVGTSYVVNNITYKIVGQFKKDVLAFDYTNSVDSSFLLNKSFVIPLSEETFFQNFGYQPITIFFNGDKENNSTELESNIRKISDDIVISDFGDDLDKFLEEIKSKKYYEIFRIIIITIIASASIITTINYKIAEDVDRIGILYSFGISKKDIFKTFSSEFLINILVGIIGGSLFYLENCGSVYEFFINENLLFNLYISMGILLLTIILIMLISFNEINKLTPKDMMGGFTE from the coding sequence ATGAAAAGCAAATTTATCTTTTTTGATATAAAAAGAAACTTGATAGTTAATGTATTGATTATATTGGAAGTAGCTTTATGGATATTTTATGCTGCGTCTTTGGTTTCTTTAATTAACTTTGATAGGTCATATAGAAATAGGTATAATAGATCAATTTCCATAGATAATTCTAAGTTCATGACATTTTATAAAATGATCCTTAAAGAAAATAAAGATATTGAAGATTATAAAAATGATATAAAGGAAAGTCTTAAGTTGATATCAAAAAATAATTATACTTATGGTTTTATTCAAAGGGATTTGTATACGGATATTCCAACTGATGTTTTGGGATTAAATTCCAAAGACTTAGAATCAGATTTTACAAAAAAAGATGAAATGGATGAGTTAATACATCCAATTGGATTTAATTATGGAATGATAGAGCATTATCAAAATAATATAGTTCAACAAATTTCAAAAGAAGAATGGATTAGAAGTGAGGACTATATATCGGTAATTGTAGGAAATGACTTGGCCAAAAAGGTTAAGGTTGGTACTAGCTATGTAGTTAATAATATAACTTATAAAATTGTAGGGCAATTTAAGAAGGATGTATTAGCATTTGATTATACAAATAGTGTAGATAGCTCATTTTTATTAAATAAGTCATTTGTTATTCCACTAAGTGAGGAAACATTCTTTCAAAATTTTGGATATCAACCTATAACAATATTTTTCAATGGTGACAAAGAAAATAATTCAACTGAATTAGAATCAAATATAAGAAAAATTTCGGATGACATAGTTATTTCAGATTTTGGTGATGATTTAGACAAATTCTTAGAAGAAATAAAATCAAAAAAGTATTATGAAATATTTAGAATAATTATAATTACTATTATTGCATCTGCATCAATAATTACTACAATTAATTATAAAATAGCCGAAGATGTAGATAGGATTGGAATTCTTTATTCTTTTGGAATTAGTAAAAAAGATATATTTAAAACATTTTCTTCTGAATTTCTTATAAATATACTTGTTGGAATTATAGGAGGAAGCTTATTTTATTTAGAGAACTGTGGAAGTGTTTATGAATTTTTTATTAATGAAAACTTATTATTCAATTTATATATTTCCATGGGGATATTATTATTAACAATTATTTTAATTATGCTAATAAGCTTTAATGAAATAAACAAGTTGACTCCGAAAGATATGATGGGAGGATTTACAGAATGA
- a CDS encoding ABC transporter permease, whose protein sequence is MNKYTKIELFLIIGFLVSTFAFSLTVSIVYSNYNRVTEQNRFNKDYKYLKIDIVHETKYVDGAEVVNKDEDKENPSLSEIVDAVQEAGYKKIILKPFEDQIQVDNKFYINDIWPCSNGIDIESRNLIKGRYLSQEELMSDEKVAIIGFGLERLVEEKNGERYIKIFNEDYKVVGVLGNTEVFKYSSIIPIRSLYFINTKVPNVIFYENNIGNIDIKEINLKNINASEKEISRISVIEYLFKNVYELKNSLYQIILGIANLLLFSYFFAKNIREKVAIMKVLGAKNSHVFKEVFAKFIRISSIGIIAGLALSKITIDFMMKSFPSQYSAVNIPNIILSSMLIFIISIIVSILVLFNVIRFKIMKEIR, encoded by the coding sequence ATGAATAAATATACTAAGATAGAGCTATTTTTAATAATTGGTTTTTTAGTGTCAACTTTTGCATTTAGTTTAACAGTAAGTATTGTATATTCAAATTATAATAGAGTTACAGAACAAAACCGATTTAATAAAGATTATAAGTATCTAAAAATAGATATAGTACATGAGACTAAATATGTTGATGGAGCTGAAGTTGTAAATAAAGATGAGGATAAAGAAAATCCAAGCTTATCAGAAATAGTAGATGCTGTTCAAGAGGCAGGATATAAGAAAATTATTTTAAAGCCATTTGAAGATCAAATACAAGTTGATAATAAGTTTTATATTAATGATATATGGCCTTGCTCTAATGGGATTGACATAGAAAGTAGAAATTTAATTAAAGGAAGATACTTAAGTCAAGAAGAGTTAATGAGTGATGAAAAAGTTGCTATTATAGGTTTTGGTTTAGAAAGATTAGTTGAAGAGAAAAATGGAGAACGTTATATAAAAATATTTAATGAGGATTATAAAGTTGTTGGGGTTCTTGGAAATACTGAAGTATTTAAATATAGCAGTATAATTCCTATAAGATCTCTATATTTTATAAACACTAAGGTTCCTAATGTTATTTTTTATGAGAATAATATAGGTAATATAGACATCAAAGAAATTAACTTGAAAAATATTAATGCTTCTGAAAAAGAGATTTCGAGAATTTCGGTTATAGAGTATTTATTCAAAAATGTTTACGAACTTAAAAATAGTTTATATCAAATAATACTTGGTATAGCAAATTTACTTTTATTTTCATATTTCTTTGCTAAAAATATACGTGAAAAAGTTGCGATTATGAAAGTATTGGGAGCTAAAAATTCTCATGTATTTAAAGAGGTTTTTGCAAAATTCATAAGAATATCTTCGATTGGAATTATTGCTGGACTAGCTTTATCAAAAATTACAATAGATTTTATGATGAAGTCTTTCCCATCTCAATATTCAGCTGTTAACATTCCAAATATTATATTAAGTTCAATGCTAATATTTATAATATCTATAATTGTATCTATACTAGTGTTGTTTAATGTAATTAGATTTAAAATAATGAAAGAAATAAGGTAA
- a CDS encoding GxGYxYP domain-containing protein, producing MNKNFKRITILTMLIVSIFSFAVNNNAIAQVPSDKDNGVHLILDSVNYNNVLPKHFRKTTDLAVVKDNKDLDLKGLDKLNISGSQQFSGNNIDLLTKAIDTSLPMTVIDLRQECHGFINGFAVSWADARNNANVGLTRDQVIAKEKEDLKSIKLNEPITFYNNSKQTMDVKTVQSEEELTKSKNLGYERVTVRDGGIPTDDMVDYFMEFIKNKPKDSWLHFHCKEGIGRTSTFMIMYDMINNYKDVNADGIIKRQLALANFEDTTLKSFYNNERMGFLNKFYDYCKANGDSFDTKWSEWNSKASSMDETDKSNAIQVSNVNSVYMKNNIMPKSLYAISLDSMTPGERTMITSLQGLVNNHCSFQIYTLNSSQPDYKIWLEDLKSSHNVPYEMISDPWELIKIYKDYIKGYVLYNGETKDPSINNACSLAGLKNAIVIDEKLEPKIKELGIESKGDCRNTDENWAYDNLWNKGLNHSMVMELSPDRIDALRDYAIMTKSLIFYEGSVDKTALRDKIFSSVDDNATCLGWGPDEFINVSTASKYGVSMVAADWSYNLTTLSAFKEPHINKNSSLKVPKEENVHYVTFIMSDGDNQQWNLGTNYGSPKWFGYENRDKLSLGWSMTPALYYLSPTVFDLYNKSISNEDPRNNFIVAPSGNGYIYPSKFPRNKLGSYVDLLNNYMERVNENCVSIIDDSAFHDIELWNEFTKKSNIKGLFYLDYHRHDNYKGEILWSNNKPLVSCRDLLWNSLEDEEELVKKINDRVSLGQTNIHDPEAYTFVYVHVWTKETSNVEKVTKMLKENKSVRVVPPETFMELISKNIKH from the coding sequence ATGAATAAAAATTTTAAAAGGATTACAATCTTAACGATGCTGATAGTCAGCATTTTCTCATTTGCAGTGAACAACAATGCAATAGCGCAGGTACCGTCGGATAAGGATAATGGAGTACATCTAATTTTAGACTCAGTTAATTATAATAATGTTTTACCAAAGCACTTCCGAAAAACTACTGATTTAGCAGTTGTAAAGGACAATAAAGATTTGGATCTTAAGGGGTTAGATAAGCTGAATATTTCTGGCAGTCAACAATTTTCAGGGAATAATATAGATCTTTTAACAAAGGCAATTGATACTTCTCTGCCTATGACAGTAATAGATTTAAGACAGGAATGTCATGGATTCATAAATGGATTTGCAGTTAGCTGGGCAGATGCAAGAAATAATGCTAATGTAGGACTTACAAGAGATCAAGTTATAGCTAAAGAAAAAGAGGATTTAAAAAGTATCAAATTAAATGAACCTATAACTTTTTATAATAACTCTAAACAAACCATGGATGTTAAAACAGTTCAAAGCGAAGAAGAACTTACTAAATCAAAAAATTTAGGATATGAAAGAGTAACAGTTAGAGATGGTGGAATACCTACTGATGATATGGTTGATTATTTTATGGAATTCATAAAAAATAAACCAAAAGATTCTTGGCTTCACTTTCATTGCAAAGAGGGTATAGGAAGAACATCTACTTTCATGATAATGTACGACATGATTAATAATTATAAAGATGTCAATGCTGATGGCATAATTAAAAGACAATTGGCATTAGCAAATTTTGAGGATACTACATTAAAGTCTTTTTATAATAACGAAAGAATGGGATTCTTAAATAAATTTTATGATTACTGCAAAGCTAACGGAGACTCATTTGATACTAAATGGAGTGAGTGGAATAGTAAAGCTTCGAGTATGGATGAAACAGATAAATCTAATGCTATCCAGGTATCAAATGTAAATTCTGTTTATATGAAAAATAATATAATGCCTAAATCTTTATATGCGATTTCTTTAGATTCTATGACACCTGGTGAAAGAACAATGATAACTAGCCTTCAGGGGCTAGTTAATAATCATTGTTCTTTTCAAATATATACACTTAATTCTTCTCAGCCTGATTATAAAATATGGTTGGAAGATTTAAAAAGTAGTCATAATGTACCTTATGAAATGATATCAGATCCTTGGGAGCTAATAAAAATATATAAAGACTATATAAAAGGGTACGTGCTTTATAATGGTGAAACTAAAGATCCTTCAATAAATAATGCTTGTTCCTTAGCAGGCCTTAAAAACGCTATAGTTATTGATGAAAAGCTGGAACCTAAAATAAAGGAACTTGGCATAGAAAGTAAAGGAGATTGCAGAAATACAGATGAAAATTGGGCCTATGATAATTTGTGGAATAAAGGACTAAATCATTCCATGGTAATGGAGCTTTCTCCTGATAGAATTGATGCATTAAGGGACTATGCCATAATGACTAAATCTTTAATATTTTACGAAGGAAGTGTAGATAAAACAGCTCTTAGAGATAAAATATTTTCTTCCGTGGATGATAACGCTACATGTTTGGGCTGGGGGCCAGATGAGTTTATTAATGTAAGTACGGCTTCAAAATATGGTGTAAGCATGGTTGCAGCAGATTGGTCCTATAATTTAACTACATTAAGTGCTTTCAAAGAACCTCATATTAATAAAAACTCTTCATTAAAAGTTCCTAAAGAAGAAAATGTTCACTATGTTACTTTTATAATGTCAGATGGAGACAACCAGCAGTGGAATCTTGGAACTAATTATGGTTCACCTAAGTGGTTTGGTTATGAAAATAGAGACAAACTTTCTTTAGGTTGGTCTATGACTCCAGCATTATATTATTTAAGTCCTACTGTATTTGATTTATATAACAAAAGCATAAGCAATGAGGATCCAAGGAATAATTTCATAGTAGCTCCATCAGGAAATGGATACATATATCCAAGCAAATTTCCTCGTAATAAGTTAGGTTCATATGTTGACTTATTAAATAATTACATGGAAAGAGTAAATGAAAATTGCGTATCAATAATAGATGATTCTGCGTTTCATGATATTGAGCTTTGGAATGAGTTTACTAAAAAATCAAATATCAAAGGTTTATTTTATCTTGACTATCATAGACACGATAATTATAAAGGAGAAATTTTATGGTCTAATAATAAACCTTTAGTGTCTTGCAGAGATCTACTTTGGAATTCACTTGAAGACGAAGAAGAGCTAGTAAAAAAGATAAATGACAGGGTCAGCTTAGGACAAACAAATATCCATGATCCAGAAGCATACACCTTTGTTTATGTTCATGTATGGACAAAAGAGACAAGTAACGTGGAGAAAGTTACGAAGATGCTAAAAGAAAACAAAAGCGTAAGAGTCGTTCCACCTGAAACTTTTATGGAACTCATAAGTAAGAACATTAAGCATTAG
- a CDS encoding sigma-70 family RNA polymerase sigma factor: MRCTEKNYISRLKKRKEDAIEFIVDKYLALVKSTVYKVLSPLNKDGIIEECINDVFLSVWNNSDKFTGEEVDFKKWIFKIARFKAIDYYRKEVKNLHVSIEDEEISTNELVEEEIIKLEERNELINLINTLEPMDRDIFIMKFFLGEKSEDIARKFGLTRAALDNRIYRGKKKLRLNLEVV, translated from the coding sequence ATGAGGTGTACCGAAAAAAATTATATCAGTAGGCTGAAAAAGAGGAAAGAAGATGCCATAGAATTTATAGTAGATAAATATCTGGCATTAGTTAAATCCACAGTATATAAAGTACTTTCGCCACTTAACAAGGATGGAATTATTGAGGAGTGTATAAATGATGTATTTCTTTCAGTATGGAATAATTCAGATAAATTTACAGGTGAAGAAGTTGATTTTAAGAAATGGATATTTAAGATAGCAAGATTTAAAGCTATTGATTATTACAGGAAAGAAGTTAAGAATTTGCATGTAAGCATAGAGGACGAGGAAATAAGCACAAATGAATTAGTGGAAGAAGAAATTATTAAGCTAGAAGAAAGAAATGAATTGATAAACTTAATTAACACTCTTGAGCCTATGGATAGGGACATATTTATTATGAAGTTCTTTCTAGGGGAAAAGTCTGAGGATATTGCTAGAAAGTTTGGACTTACCAGAGCTGCGTTAGACAATAGAATTTATAGGGGTAAGAAAAAACTTAGACTAAATTTGGAGGTAGTATAA
- a CDS encoding DUF2922 domain-containing protein, which produces MEYSLSMTFLTAAGEKSTLSVSGVKPSLTKDEINALMDTVIAKNVFKTNSGDLVKKSGAQVTQRQVTKFDVA; this is translated from the coding sequence ATGGAATATTCTTTATCTATGACTTTTTTAACTGCGGCTGGTGAAAAAAGTACTTTAAGTGTTTCTGGTGTTAAACCAAGTCTTACAAAAGACGAGATTAATGCACTTATGGATACTGTAATTGCTAAAAATGTTTTCAAAACTAATTCTGGTGATTTAGTTAAGAAATCTGGTGCTCAAGTTACTCAAAGACAAGTTACTAAATTTGATGTAGCTTAA
- a CDS encoding DUF1659 domain-containing protein: MAVTKTIDSVSLSIEVEKGVDKTGDPIYTKSATCCYLKRIA, encoded by the coding sequence ATGGCTGTAACTAAAACTATTGACTCTGTTTCTCTTAGTATTGAAGTTGAAAAAGGAGTAGATAAAACTGGCGATCCAATTTATACTAAGAGTGCGACTTGTTGCTATTTGAAAAGAATAGCCTAA
- a CDS encoding ABC transporter ATP-binding protein produces the protein MSILDLRNIYKTYGKGDNEVIAVDGISIKVDKGDIIAIMGPSGCGKSTLLNILGCIDTPSQGEYYIDDFQVDFKKLNQLSKIRNEKISFIFQNFALIKDLSVLENVMLPLKFRGIARKERVNKAIKYLNELDIFNLKNKSIRQLSGGQQQRVAIARALTQESEIILADEPTGALDQENSIKIMKILQELNQKHNKTILVVTHDNLVARFCNKTLKMKDGKWDSIK, from the coding sequence ATGAGTATATTAGATTTAAGAAATATATATAAAACCTATGGAAAAGGTGATAACGAAGTTATAGCTGTAGATGGAATAAGCATAAAGGTGGATAAAGGTGACATTATAGCTATTATGGGGCCTTCTGGTTGTGGTAAAAGCACATTGCTTAATATATTAGGATGTATAGATACCCCAAGCCAAGGTGAATATTATATTGACGATTTTCAAGTAGACTTTAAGAAGCTTAATCAGTTATCTAAAATCAGAAATGAAAAGATTTCGTTTATATTTCAAAATTTTGCATTGATAAAAGATCTTAGTGTACTAGAAAATGTAATGCTTCCTCTTAAATTCAGGGGGATTGCGCGAAAAGAAAGAGTAAATAAAGCAATAAAGTATTTAAATGAATTAGATATATTTAATTTAAAAAATAAAAGTATTAGGCAATTATCAGGAGGGCAGCAGCAAAGAGTTGCCATTGCTAGAGCACTTACTCAAGAAAGCGAAATTATACTAGCTGATGAGCCAACAGGTGCATTAGATCAAGAAAATAGCATTAAAATCATGAAAATATTGCAAGAATTAAACCAAAAACATAATAAGACAATATTAGTTGTTACACATGATAATCTTGTTGCAAGGTTTTGCAATAAAACTTTAAAAATGAAAGATGGAAAATGGGATAGTATTAAATAA
- a CDS encoding linear amide C-N hydrolase produces MCTAITLQSKKMENFFGRTMDFSYDIEPELYVVPKNYVWNNTLNMSKICDYYSFIGIGQEAGEMLGFFDGVNEKGFAAAALYFAGYAKYKTHKDSITREAVSSLDFLHYILGRCESVKDLKEILMEIDIVGLEDPVTQTVAPLHWIATDKSGECVVIEQTERGLTLYKNSIGVMANSPDLQWHMTNLRNYMNVSPTQTSDACWGNIHLRPFGQAGGTMQLPGGYTSPERFVRTAYQKTHIKAPSDSLEAINTCFHIMESVSIPKGIVITNRDTYDYTKYTAFVNTNTCEYFFKTYDNPNIKRASLWDNYKKNTELISLGKLRRPIKFEKI; encoded by the coding sequence ATGTGCACAGCAATAACACTACAATCTAAAAAGATGGAGAATTTTTTTGGCAGAACAATGGATTTTTCTTATGATATTGAGCCAGAACTTTATGTTGTACCTAAAAATTATGTATGGAATAATACTCTCAACATGAGTAAAATTTGCGATTACTATAGCTTTATAGGAATTGGACAAGAAGCAGGTGAAATGCTTGGTTTCTTTGATGGGGTAAATGAAAAAGGATTTGCGGCTGCAGCATTATATTTTGCAGGTTATGCTAAATACAAGACTCATAAAGATTCCATTACCAGGGAAGCTGTTTCCTCATTAGATTTTCTTCATTATATTTTAGGAAGATGTGAATCAGTAAAAGATCTTAAAGAAATATTAATGGAAATAGATATTGTAGGTCTTGAAGATCCAGTAACGCAAACAGTAGCTCCTTTGCATTGGATTGCTACAGATAAAAGTGGAGAATGTGTCGTCATTGAACAAACAGAAAGAGGTCTAACTTTATACAAAAATTCAATTGGAGTTATGGCCAATAGTCCTGATCTTCAGTGGCACATGACTAATTTACGAAATTACATGAATGTATCTCCAACTCAGACTAGTGATGCATGCTGGGGTAACATTCATTTAAGGCCATTTGGTCAGGCTGGAGGAACTATGCAGTTACCTGGAGGCTACACATCTCCAGAACGATTCGTAAGAACAGCATATCAAAAAACACATATTAAAGCACCTAGTGACAGTTTAGAAGCAATAAATACATGCTTTCATATTATGGAAAGTGTTTCTATTCCAAAAGGGATAGTAATAACAAATAGAGATACTTATGATTATACAAAATATACTGCCTTTGTTAATACAAATACTTGTGAATATTTCTTTAAAACTTATGATAATCCTAATATTAAAAGGGCCAGCCTTTGGGATAACTATAAAAAGAATACTGAGCTAATCTCTCTAGGAAAGTTAAGGCGTCCAATTAAATTTGAGAAAATATAG
- a CDS encoding methyl-accepting chemotaxis protein, translating to MKLNSIKFKLILFIFGLTILLFSANIVISTISFNSYSDRNNKTEVMNANETISEKIKELKNESLSIGSQLALNPRIIKGIENKDSQEIFNDLKDILKDLDVEFVTITDEKGNVIVRSYEQDKKGDSILNQANIRNALAGKLNSQVESGTQIKLAARAGAPVKNENGDIIGVVSVGYRLDSNNLVDYVKSKFGCDATIFMGDVRIATSIMKDGERVVGTKLDEKIAKVVLSNNAYSGEANILGSKFDAYYSPITGDNNETVGVIFTGKSKAESQLFIRKFVINNIISSIIVLILVGIAIYLYIDKKVSKPLASAVTHFKHLSEGNFTEKTLEKDLKRKDEIGDMSRGIEHMRQDLINLIKKIMNNSQDMSAASEELFATVEEFSAMSQNINSGIGNINFGIQETSSAAEEINASVEEVEASINVLTNKAVEGSYNASAAKTRVEDMQNRSLESIREIEILFSEKEEKILQAIKEGQVVENIKVMADTIAEISEQTNLLALNAAIEAARAGEHGKGFSVVAEEVRRLAEQCSDAVESIKSTIFKVQNAFRNLSNNSDEVLTFMKERVNPKFEDMIEIGKENYKDAEFVSKMSNEIAEMTKEISITMEQVTKAVESMADTAQKSSQETDEIVNNIDEVNRATDEIAKTAQEQTRLAQDLNEMIQKFQV from the coding sequence ATGAAATTAAATTCAATAAAGTTCAAATTGATTCTATTTATTTTTGGACTAACAATTTTACTGTTTAGTGCAAATATAGTTATCAGTACAATTAGCTTTAATTCTTATTCAGATCGTAACAATAAGACGGAAGTAATGAATGCTAATGAAACAATAAGCGAAAAAATTAAGGAATTGAAAAATGAGTCTTTAAGTATTGGAAGTCAATTGGCCTTAAATCCTAGAATAATAAAGGGAATTGAGAATAAAGATAGTCAGGAGATTTTTAATGATTTAAAAGATATATTAAAAGATCTAGATGTAGAATTTGTTACAATAACTGATGAAAAAGGTAATGTAATTGTAAGATCTTATGAACAAGATAAAAAGGGAGATAGTATTTTAAATCAGGCAAATATAAGAAATGCTCTTGCTGGTAAATTAAACTCTCAAGTTGAAAGTGGAACTCAAATTAAACTTGCAGCTAGAGCAGGTGCGCCAGTAAAGAACGAAAATGGAGATATTATTGGAGTTGTGTCTGTAGGGTATAGATTAGATTCTAATAATCTAGTAGATTATGTTAAAAGTAAATTTGGGTGCGATGCTACTATTTTTATGGGAGATGTAAGAATTGCAACAAGTATAATGAAAGATGGCGAAAGGGTTGTTGGAACTAAACTTGATGAAAAAATTGCAAAAGTTGTTTTGAGTAATAATGCATATTCAGGAGAGGCTAATATTTTAGGAAGTAAATTTGATGCATACTATTCACCAATTACTGGAGATAACAATGAGACAGTTGGAGTTATATTTACAGGTAAAAGCAAGGCTGAAAGTCAGCTGTTTATAAGAAAATTTGTTATAAATAATATTATATCTTCTATTATAGTGTTAATCTTGGTTGGGATAGCAATATATTTATACATAGATAAAAAGGTATCAAAACCATTAGCAAGTGCAGTGACTCACTTTAAACACTTATCAGAAGGTAATTTTACTGAAAAGACATTAGAAAAAGATTTAAAACGCAAAGATGAAATTGGAGATATGTCCAGAGGAATTGAGCATATGAGGCAGGATTTAATAAATCTAATTAAGAAAATAATGAACAATTCACAAGATATGAGTGCAGCGAGTGAAGAATTATTTGCTACAGTTGAAGAATTTTCAGCAATGTCTCAAAATATTAATTCCGGAATTGGTAATATTAATTTTGGTATTCAAGAAACTAGTTCAGCGGCAGAAGAAATAAATGCTTCAGTAGAAGAAGTTGAGGCAAGTATTAATGTATTAACAAATAAGGCAGTAGAAGGAAGTTATAATGCAAGTGCTGCAAAAACTAGAGTAGAAGATATGCAAAATAGATCTTTGGAATCCATTAGAGAAATAGAAATATTGTTTAGTGAAAAAGAAGAAAAAATACTTCAAGCAATAAAAGAAGGACAAGTAGTAGAAAATATAAAAGTTATGGCGGACACTATTGCAGAGATATCAGAGCAGACAAATCTATTAGCACTAAATGCAGCTATAGAGGCGGCAAGGGCTGGCGAACATGGAAAAGGATTCTCAGTAGTTGCTGAAGAAGTAAGAAGGCTTGCAGAACAATGTTCAGATGCCGTAGAATCTATAAAAAGTACAATCTTCAAAGTTCAAAATGCATTTAGAAATCTTTCCAACAATAGTGACGAGGTACTAACTTTTATGAAGGAAAGAGTAAATCCTAAGTTTGAAGATATGATTGAAATTGGAAAAGAAAATTATAAGGATGCAGAATTTGTAAGTAAAATGTCAAATGAAATAGCTGAAATGACTAAAGAAATTTCAATTACAATGGAACAGGTTACTAAAGCAGTGGAGAGCATGGCTGATACAGCACAAAAATCTTCACAAGAAACTGATGAAATAGTAAACAATATTGATGAAGTTAATAGAGCAACAGATGAGATAGCAAAAACGGCTCAAGAACAAACACGTCTTGCTCAGGATTTAAATGAAATGATACAGAAGTTTCAGGTTTAG
- a CDS encoding DUF4179 domain-containing protein: MKDIYEILNDIEIDEDEMEIIDATDIEKAKVKKYLKKSINKDKSYRNKGIAIAVLCCLLIGGAGTLGVAYPSYAAEIPIVGDIFRFIDNGRTGAYDKYKEYADVVGATQESNGIKVTIKEAIFDGKTLTYTYEIVSDKDLGDNPFFNMNGPRITIKDYNGGTGGSSGVKKVAENTYVGEETITIDEERKAINFELNFTDIGDMSSENSKEINGNWKFKINLKALDNVKQMVNKTTEKNGVQLNIESISKTSATFTLNYSQEISKDLQEKYFIVDIPIEEVKDDLGNVYKATSVSTNEGSEGRYAGKSMSSFGELNPNATKLIITPKVHLSNNVHQESGNGEGKAVDTSPAIDENHPKNNEFALDDIVIELKK; encoded by the coding sequence ATGAAAGATATTTATGAAATTCTAAATGATATAGAAATAGATGAAGATGAAATGGAGATAATAGATGCAACTGATATTGAAAAAGCAAAGGTAAAAAAGTATTTAAAGAAGTCTATAAATAAAGATAAGTCATATAGAAATAAGGGAATAGCTATAGCAGTTTTGTGTTGTTTGTTAATTGGAGGTGCAGGAACTTTGGGAGTAGCCTATCCATCTTATGCAGCAGAAATTCCGATAGTTGGAGATATATTTAGGTTTATAGATAATGGTAGAACAGGTGCATATGATAAATATAAGGAATATGCAGATGTGGTAGGGGCTACACAAGAAAGTAATGGTATTAAAGTCACAATAAAAGAAGCAATATTTGATGGAAAAACCTTAACTTATACTTATGAAATAGTAAGTGATAAAGATTTAGGCGATAATCCATTTTTTAATATGAATGGACCAAGGATTACTATAAAAGATTATAATGGTGGGACAGGAGGAAGTTCTGGAGTAAAAAAAGTCGCTGAGAATACTTATGTAGGTGAAGAAACTATTACTATAGATGAAGAAAGAAAGGCTATAAACTTTGAATTAAATTTCACAGATATAGGCGATATGAGCTCCGAAAATTCTAAAGAAATAAATGGAAATTGGAAGTTTAAAATTAATTTAAAAGCATTAGATAATGTTAAACAAATGGTAAATAAGACAACTGAAAAAAATGGAGTTCAATTAAATATAGAAAGTATTTCTAAAACGTCAGCAACATTTACGTTAAATTATTCTCAAGAAATTTCAAAGGATTTACAGGAGAAATACTTTATTGTAGATATTCCTATAGAAGAAGTAAAAGATGATTTAGGAAATGTTTATAAAGCAACAAGTGTTTCAACAAATGAAGGTAGTGAAGGAAGATATGCCGGAAAATCCATGTCAAGTTTTGGGGAGTTAAATCCAAATGCAACTAAATTAATAATAACTCCTAAAGTGCATTTATCAAATAATGTACATCAAGAATCAGGTAATGGAGAGGGAAAAGCTGTTGATACAAGTCCTGCTATAGATGAGAATCACCCTAAAAATAATGAATTTGCATTAGATGATATAGTAATTGAATTAAAAAAATAG